From a single Nicotiana tabacum cultivar K326 chromosome 8, ASM71507v2, whole genome shotgun sequence genomic region:
- the LOC107764355 gene encoding putative pectate lyase 18: MAISSFSLLFLLPYLLLVPPHFASSTLQNPQSVVDPVHRSINNASRRNLGYLSCGTGNPIDDCWRCDPNWEKNRQRLAECAIGFGKNAIGGKDGKIYVVTDSGNDDPVNPKPGTLRYAVIQNEPLWIIFARDMVIQLKEELIMNSFKTIDGRGASVHIAGGPCITIQYVTNIIIHGIHIHDCKQGGNTMVRSSPQHYGWRTISDGDGVSIFGGSHIWVDHCSLSNCKDGLIDAIMGSTAITISNNYMTHHDKVMLLGHSDSHVQDKNMQVTVAFNHFGEGLVQRMPRCRHGYFHVVNNDYTHWEMYAIGGSANPTINSQGNRFLAPDIRFSKEVTKHEDAPESEWKKWNWRTDGDLMLNGAYFIQSGAAASSSYAKASSLSAKPSSLVTSIVSGAGALTCRKGSRC, from the exons ATGGCCATCTCctctttttctctccttttcctCCTGCCCTATCTTCTCTTAGTTCCTCCCCATTTTGCCTCTTCTACCTTACAAAATCCCCAATCTGTTGTTGATCCAGTACATAG GAGTATAAACAATGCCTCAAGGAGGAACTTGGGCTATCTCTCTTGTGGCACGGGAAACCCTATAGATGACTGCTGGCGTTGTGATCCCAACTGGGAAAAGAACCGCCAAAGGCTAGCTGAATGTGCTATTGGCTTTGGCAAGAATGCCATTGGCGGCAAAGACGGCAAGATTTACGTGGTCACCGATTCCGGCAACGACGATCCGGTTAACCCTAAACCGGGCACTCTCCGATATGCTGTCATTCAAAACGAGCCATTATGGATCATTTTTGCTAGGGACATGGTGATCCAACTGAAAGAAGAACTTATTATGAACTCATTCAAGACTATTGATGGAAGAGGAGCTAGCGTTCACATTGCAG GTGGACCATGCATAACAATACAATACGTGACCAATATTATAATCCATGGAATTCACATACATGATTGTAAGCAAGGTGGGAATACTATGGTGAGGAGCTCTCCACAGCATTATGGGTGGAGGACTATATCAGATGGTGATGGAGTATCCATTTTTGGGGGGAGTCATATTTGGGTAGACCATTGTTCCTTGTCAAATTGCAAAGATGGTTTGATTGATGCTATTATGGGGTCCACTGCAATTACCATTTCTAACAATTACATGACTCACCATGATAAAGTTATGCTGTTGGGACACAGTGATTCCCATGTCCAAGACAAGAACATGCAAGTAACAGTTGCCTTCAATCACTTTGGAGAAGGCCTTGTCCAAAGAATGCCaag ATGTAGACATGGTTATTTCCATGTGGTGAACAATGACTATACTCACTGGGAAATGTATGCTATTGGTGGGAGTGCTAATCCCACCATCAATAGCCAGGGCAACAGATTCCTGGCTCCTGATATCAGATTCAGCAAAGAG GTGACGAAGCACGAGGATGCACCAGAAAGCGAGTGGAAGAAATGGAATTGGAGAACAGATGGGGACCTAATGTTAAATGGTGCATATTTCATTCAATCAGGAGCTGCAGCCTCTTCAAGCTATGCCAAGGCTTCAAGCTTGAGTGCTAAACCTTCCTCCTTAGTAACCTCCATTGTTTCCGGTGCCGGCGCCCTTACTTGCCGGAAAGGTTCCCGTTGCTGA